From a region of the Anaeromyxobacter sp. genome:
- a CDS encoding TIGR02266 family protein, giving the protein MPGPNQNERTGQRTPVGLTVRLAYGSVDEFAARFAVNLSRGGVFIRTRQPKPVGTPLTFELRLSTGEVVIRGQGVVRWVHAEDPAARPHRVPGMGLQFTALDEASRAMVDRMVAGREPRGAAPGVAGPPPLAERPVTTPPSTRGPPPPAAPPRLAPSTRPSPSPPPQPAAPRLEAAARPAADPRPPPLPTTPATTPRAAAATAPPTPVTGAWPSLQGDGAPARPSPASPALPALADLAAPHRLEQLQAGLPAAEVPLPASPAPITSPSRAIIGIDLGTTNSCAAVVRDGRPYVIPSREGYNTVPSIVAVNSRNTLVVGHLARAQLLVNPQATVHGAKRLVGRPFDSAPVQELRGKVAYQVVPGEDGHAAVRLGARTLSLEQVSALVLREVKEVAQNHLGEEVNRAVITVPAYYDERQRQAVRQAGALAGLQVERILNEPTAAAVAYAYGRHLEQRVLVYDLGGGTFDASVLELQDNVYEVISTGGDTFLGGVDFDARITDLLLARFEQQTGAPFDGDRVALSRLADAAERAKCALSERTDFAVQLPFLAMRDGAPLALDTLLDRDEIDALVEPLVDRTIEVCREVLAARGLGPGDLDEVILVGGQSRMPLVHRKVAAYFGRAPSRAVHPDEAVAVGAALLAHSLGSAEGVVLIDVLPMSIGIGLPGGRVKHIIERNTSLPARKQYGLSSTRDGQTEFELVVVQGESDRAEACAYLGTLRLAGLPPGPRGMVKIAVTFELGAECLLTVTAREMNTGRSVQAQMSTRDGQETLIRKLEGGSGAAQPLTTGSFPLVLTPPPRGAPAGAEAGDGGALAGAPPDRPAAGGRGFWAMLRRLLARPPGPPPA; this is encoded by the coding sequence GTGCCGGGGCCCAACCAGAACGAGCGCACGGGTCAGCGCACCCCGGTGGGCCTGACGGTCCGGCTGGCCTACGGCTCGGTCGACGAGTTCGCCGCGCGCTTCGCGGTGAACCTCTCCCGCGGCGGGGTCTTCATCCGCACCCGCCAGCCGAAGCCGGTGGGCACGCCGCTCACCTTCGAGCTGCGCCTCTCCACCGGCGAGGTGGTCATCCGGGGGCAGGGCGTGGTGCGCTGGGTCCACGCCGAGGACCCGGCGGCCCGGCCCCACCGCGTGCCGGGCATGGGGCTGCAGTTCACCGCGCTCGACGAGGCCTCGCGCGCCATGGTGGATCGGATGGTGGCCGGGCGGGAGCCGCGCGGCGCCGCCCCCGGCGTGGCCGGCCCGCCGCCGCTGGCCGAGCGGCCCGTCACCACCCCGCCCTCCACCCGCGGCCCCCCGCCCCCCGCGGCCCCGCCGCGGCTGGCGCCCTCCACCCGGCCCAGCCCCAGCCCCCCGCCGCAGCCCGCCGCGCCGCGCCTCGAGGCGGCGGCGCGACCGGCGGCGGACCCGCGCCCGCCGCCGCTGCCGACCACGCCCGCCACCACGCCGCGCGCCGCCGCGGCGACCGCGCCCCCGACCCCCGTCACCGGGGCCTGGCCCTCGCTGCAGGGCGACGGCGCCCCGGCCCGCCCCTCCCCCGCCAGCCCGGCGCTCCCGGCGCTGGCCGACCTGGCGGCGCCGCACCGGCTGGAGCAGCTGCAGGCCGGCCTCCCGGCGGCGGAGGTGCCGCTCCCCGCCTCCCCGGCGCCCATCACCAGCCCGTCCCGGGCCATCATCGGCATCGACCTGGGCACCACCAACTCCTGCGCCGCGGTGGTGCGGGACGGCCGGCCCTACGTCATCCCCTCGCGGGAGGGCTACAACACCGTCCCCTCCATCGTGGCGGTCAACTCGCGCAACACGCTGGTGGTGGGCCACCTGGCGCGGGCGCAGCTGCTGGTCAACCCGCAGGCCACGGTGCACGGGGCCAAGCGGCTGGTCGGGAGGCCCTTCGACTCGGCGCCGGTGCAGGAGCTGCGGGGCAAGGTCGCCTACCAGGTGGTGCCCGGCGAGGACGGCCACGCGGCGGTGCGGCTGGGCGCCCGCACCCTCAGCCTGGAGCAGGTCTCGGCGCTGGTGCTGCGCGAGGTGAAGGAGGTGGCCCAGAACCACCTGGGCGAGGAGGTCAACCGCGCCGTCATCACCGTGCCGGCCTACTACGACGAGCGGCAGCGCCAGGCGGTGCGCCAGGCCGGCGCGCTGGCCGGCCTGCAGGTGGAGCGCATCCTCAACGAGCCGACCGCGGCGGCGGTGGCGTACGCCTACGGGCGCCACCTGGAGCAGCGGGTGCTGGTCTACGACCTGGGCGGCGGCACCTTCGACGCCTCGGTGCTGGAGCTGCAGGACAACGTCTACGAGGTGATCTCCACCGGGGGCGACACCTTCCTGGGCGGCGTGGACTTCGACGCCCGCATCACCGACCTCTTGCTGGCCCGCTTCGAGCAGCAGACCGGCGCCCCCTTCGACGGCGACCGGGTGGCGCTGTCGCGCCTGGCGGACGCCGCCGAGCGGGCCAAGTGCGCCCTCTCGGAGCGGACCGACTTCGCGGTGCAGCTCCCCTTCCTGGCCATGCGCGACGGGGCCCCGCTGGCGCTGGACACCCTGCTCGACCGCGACGAGATCGACGCGCTGGTGGAGCCGCTGGTGGACCGGACCATCGAGGTGTGCCGCGAGGTGCTGGCGGCCAGGGGGCTCGGGCCGGGCGACCTCGACGAGGTGATCCTGGTGGGCGGCCAGTCGCGCATGCCGCTGGTGCACCGGAAGGTGGCGGCCTACTTCGGACGGGCCCCCTCGCGCGCCGTCCACCCGGACGAGGCGGTGGCGGTGGGGGCGGCGCTGCTGGCCCACTCCCTGGGCTCCGCCGAGGGCGTGGTGCTCATCGACGTCTTGCCCATGTCGATCGGCATCGGCCTGCCGGGCGGCCGGGTCAAGCACATCATCGAGCGCAACACCTCGCTGCCGGCCCGCAAGCAGTACGGCCTCTCCTCCACCCGCGACGGGCAGACCGAGTTCGAGCTGGTGGTGGTGCAGGGGGAGAGCGACCGGGCCGAGGCCTGCGCCTACCTGGGCACGCTGCGGCTGGCCGGCCTGCCGCCGGGGCCGCGCGGCATGGTCAAGATCGCCGTCACCTTCGAGCTGGGCGCCGAGTGCCTGCTCACGGTGACGGCGCGGGAGATGAACACCGGACGCAGCGTGCAGGCCCAGATGTCCACCCGCGACGGCCAGGAGACCCTGATCCGCAAGCTCGAGGGCGGGAGCGGCGCGGCGCAGCCCCTGACCACCGGCAGCTTCCCGCTGGTGCTGACGCCGCCGCCGCGCGGGGCCCCCGCAGGCGCCGAGGCGGGCGACGGGGGCGCCCTGGCCGGCGCGCCACCGGACCGGCCGGCCGCGGGCGGGCGCGGCTTCTGGGCCATGCTGCGGCGCCTGCTGGCGCGGCCGCCGGGGCCGCCCCCGGCCTAG
- a CDS encoding DedA family protein — protein sequence MVERILDRLAGETLHVGYAVVFSVLVLCGFGLPLPEDIILVTGGLLAWRASPLGEATLAGMLRDPGLLTMIGFGMAGILVGDSIIFFAGRKLGHRVAEFGPLRRIITPQKLTAAETLLRRRGNLVVVVARFLPGLRAPTYFTVGHAKLPYWEFLLFDGVAALVSAPLWVCLGFYFGSNIAEALRTATRFGHYILAAALVVVGAIAIRWWQRRHAAPPP from the coding sequence CTGGTGGAGCGCATCCTCGACCGCCTCGCCGGCGAGACGCTCCACGTCGGGTACGCGGTGGTCTTCTCGGTGCTGGTGCTGTGCGGCTTCGGCCTGCCGCTGCCCGAGGACATCATCCTGGTGACGGGCGGCCTGCTGGCGTGGCGGGCCAGCCCGCTCGGCGAGGCCACCCTGGCCGGCATGCTGCGCGACCCCGGCCTGCTCACCATGATCGGCTTCGGCATGGCCGGCATCCTGGTGGGCGACTCGATCATCTTCTTCGCCGGCCGGAAGCTGGGGCACCGGGTGGCCGAGTTCGGGCCGCTGCGGCGCATCATCACCCCGCAGAAGCTCACCGCCGCCGAGACCCTGCTGCGCCGCCGCGGCAACCTGGTGGTGGTGGTGGCCCGCTTCCTGCCGGGCCTGCGGGCCCCCACCTACTTCACCGTGGGTCACGCCAAGCTGCCCTACTGGGAGTTCCTGCTCTTCGACGGGGTGGCCGCGCTGGTCTCGGCGCCGCTGTGGGTCTGCCTGGGGTTCTACTTCGGGTCGAACATCGCCGAGGCCCTGCGCACCGCCACCCGCTTCGGCCACTACATCCTGGCGGCGGCGCTGGTGGTGGTGGGCGCCATCGCCATCCGCTGGTGGCAGCGGCGCCACGCCGCGCCCCCGCCCTAG
- a CDS encoding cyclic nucleotide-binding domain-containing protein, protein MTAATALPVLQRCALFKDFTETGLRIFAAIAVERSVPAGASLFVEATAGESLFIVRQGSVRLTRKGEHGEQQLAVVGPGEHLGAMALLARSTRLLSAVAATDCEVVELTQRDFTLLQPQKPQACLKLALAIAADVAARVAENHELVRQLSPRRP, encoded by the coding sequence ATGACCGCGGCCACCGCCCTCCCGGTGCTGCAGCGCTGCGCCCTCTTCAAGGACTTCACCGAGACCGGCCTCAGGATCTTCGCCGCCATCGCGGTGGAGCGCAGCGTGCCGGCCGGGGCGTCGCTCTTCGTGGAGGCCACCGCCGGCGAGTCGCTCTTCATCGTGCGGCAGGGGTCGGTCCGCCTGACCCGGAAGGGCGAGCACGGGGAGCAGCAGCTGGCGGTGGTGGGGCCCGGCGAGCACCTCGGGGCGATGGCGCTGCTGGCGCGCAGCACCCGCCTGCTCTCGGCGGTGGCGGCCACCGACTGCGAGGTGGTGGAGCTGACCCAGCGGGACTTCACCCTCCTGCAGCCGCAGAAGCCCCAGGCGTGCCTCAAGCTGGCGCTGGCCATCGCCGCCGACGTGGCGGCCCGGGTGGCCGAGAACCACGAGCTGGTGCGCCAGCTGTCGCCGCGGCGGCCCTGA
- a CDS encoding gamma carbonic anhydrase family protein — protein MALIRPYAGKAPRIDASAFVAPGCTVVGDVELGPGASLWFGVVVRGDVNAIRIGARSNVQDLSVVHVTGGTHPTTIGEDVTVGHRVVLHGCTVHDRCLIGIGAVVLDGAEIGPDAMVGAGALVPPGMVVPPRSLVMGTPARVKRPLTDAEVAHLRESASRYVDYAARYRDEGP, from the coding sequence ATGGCGTTGATCCGGCCCTACGCGGGCAAGGCCCCCCGCATCGACGCCAGCGCCTTCGTTGCCCCCGGCTGCACCGTGGTGGGCGACGTGGAGCTCGGCCCGGGCGCCTCGCTCTGGTTCGGCGTGGTGGTCCGGGGCGACGTGAACGCCATCCGCATCGGCGCCCGCAGCAACGTCCAGGACCTCAGCGTGGTGCACGTCACCGGCGGCACCCACCCGACCACCATCGGGGAGGACGTCACGGTGGGTCACCGGGTGGTGCTGCACGGCTGCACGGTGCACGACCGCTGCCTCATCGGCATCGGCGCGGTGGTGCTGGACGGCGCCGAGATCGGGCCGGACGCCATGGTGGGGGCCGGCGCGCTGGTGCCGCCGGGCATGGTGGTGCCGCCGCGCTCCCTGGTCATGGGCACGCCGGCGCGGGTGAAGCGGCCCCTCACCGACGCCGAGGTGGCGCACCTGCGGGAGTCGGCCAGCCGCTACGTGGACTACGCCGCGCGCTACCGCGACGAGGGTCCATGA
- the vanZ gene encoding VanZ family protein, with protein MRGAPIGRGRRLLWLVPATGYAAVLFWLSDQANPFPWVPGSLWDADKLLHAGAYLVLAALLALGLRHATGLGPRRAALVAVLLASLYGVSDEVHQSFVPNRTADVADWVADVAGAVVGGLLAAAALRRRAAAG; from the coding sequence GTGAGGGGCGCCCCGATCGGGCGCGGCCGCCGCCTGCTCTGGCTCGTCCCGGCCACTGGCTACGCCGCCGTCCTCTTCTGGCTCTCCGACCAGGCCAACCCGTTCCCGTGGGTGCCGGGCTCCCTGTGGGATGCGGACAAGCTGCTGCACGCCGGCGCTTACCTGGTCCTGGCGGCGCTGCTGGCGCTCGGGCTGCGCCACGCCACCGGCCTCGGCCCTCGCCGGGCGGCCCTGGTGGCGGTGCTGCTGGCCAGCCTCTACGGGGTGTCCGACGAGGTCCACCAGTCCTTCGTGCCCAACCGCACCGCCGACGTGGCCGACTGGGTGGCCGACGTGGCGGGCGCCGTCGTCGGTGGGCTCCTGGCCGCCGCCGCCTTGCGGCGCCGGGCGGCCGCGGGCTAA
- the miaB gene encoding tRNA (N6-isopentenyl adenosine(37)-C2)-methylthiotransferase MiaB, whose product MSDLVSLGRSAPTPAAGAPAASPAAAAPLVAPAPPATRGAAATRTVFVHTFGCQMNESDSDRMVELLGRHAYARAATPEEADLILLNTCAVRDKAEQKLLSVLGRYRAVKERRGALIAVAGCLAQQEKEQLLRRVPQVDFVFGPDNLARLPELVERAAGRERFAETDWMDSEAYLFPRADPDAARGRVTAFVTAMKGCDNVCAFCIVPHTRGREVSRPVDEVVAECADLAAVGVREVTLLGQNVNSYRGGCGFAALLRRVAAVPGLARVRFTTSHPHDLSDELVAVFRDEPKVVSHFHLPVQSGSDAVLRRMRRDYSVAGYLARHDALVAARPGIAVTTDFIVGFPGETEDDFEASLAVLERARFEASFTFIFSPRPHTTAARHLGTAPEWAEVPRQVAVARLERLLAAQRRLTQERLDQAEGTVVEVLCEGTSDDPARRFGRTGENRLVHFAADEAAAPAGALLRVRVVRAVGQALAGELLGPAPERA is encoded by the coding sequence GTGTCGGACCTCGTCTCCCTGGGGCGCAGCGCGCCCACCCCCGCCGCTGGCGCCCCGGCCGCCTCGCCGGCGGCCGCCGCGCCGCTGGTGGCCCCGGCGCCGCCCGCCACCCGGGGCGCCGCCGCCACCCGCACGGTCTTCGTCCACACCTTCGGCTGCCAGATGAACGAGTCGGACTCGGACCGGATGGTGGAGCTGCTGGGCCGCCACGCCTACGCCCGCGCGGCCACCCCGGAGGAGGCCGACCTGATCCTGCTCAACACCTGCGCGGTGCGCGACAAGGCCGAGCAGAAGCTCCTCTCGGTGCTGGGGCGCTACCGGGCGGTCAAGGAGCGGCGCGGCGCGCTCATCGCGGTGGCCGGCTGCCTGGCGCAGCAGGAGAAGGAGCAGCTGCTGCGGCGGGTGCCGCAGGTGGACTTCGTCTTCGGCCCGGACAACCTGGCCCGCCTGCCCGAGCTGGTGGAGCGCGCCGCCGGGCGCGAGCGCTTCGCCGAGACCGACTGGATGGACTCGGAGGCCTACCTCTTCCCGCGGGCCGACCCCGACGCGGCGCGCGGGCGGGTCACCGCCTTCGTCACCGCCATGAAGGGCTGCGACAACGTCTGCGCCTTCTGCATCGTGCCCCACACCCGCGGGCGCGAGGTGTCGCGGCCGGTCGACGAGGTGGTGGCCGAGTGCGCCGACCTGGCGGCGGTGGGCGTCCGCGAGGTCACCCTGCTCGGCCAGAACGTCAACTCCTACCGGGGCGGCTGCGGCTTCGCCGCGCTGCTGCGCCGGGTGGCCGCGGTGCCTGGGCTGGCCCGGGTGCGCTTCACCACCAGCCACCCGCACGACCTCTCCGACGAGCTGGTGGCGGTCTTCCGCGACGAGCCGAAGGTGGTGAGCCACTTCCACCTGCCGGTGCAGTCCGGCTCCGACGCGGTGCTGCGCCGCATGCGGCGCGACTACTCGGTGGCCGGGTACCTGGCCCGCCACGACGCCCTGGTGGCGGCCCGGCCGGGCATCGCGGTCACCACCGACTTCATCGTGGGCTTCCCGGGCGAGACCGAGGACGACTTCGAGGCCTCCCTGGCCGTGCTGGAGCGGGCCCGCTTCGAGGCCTCCTTCACCTTCATCTTCAGCCCGCGCCCCCACACCACCGCGGCGCGCCACCTGGGCACGGCGCCGGAGTGGGCCGAGGTGCCTCGCCAGGTGGCGGTGGCGCGGCTGGAGCGGCTCCTGGCGGCGCAGCGCCGCCTCACCCAGGAGCGGCTGGACCAGGCGGAGGGGACGGTGGTGGAGGTGCTGTGCGAGGGCACCAGCGACGATCCGGCGCGCCGCTTCGGGCGCACCGGAGAGAACCGGCTGGTCCACTTCGCCGCCGACGAGGCGGCGGCGCCGGCGGGGGCGCTGCTGCGGGTGCGGGTGGTGCGGGCCGTCGGCCAGGCGCTGGCCGGCGAGCTGCTCGGGCCGGCGCCGGAGCGGGCGTGA
- a CDS encoding VWA domain-containing protein has protein sequence MLARLVEFARLLRQNGVRVSTAEVGDAAAAAALIGLSERAGLKAALAATLVKRSADQPAFEVLFDLHFSGLGRVLAAAEGSLVEALREAGLLSGDELEMVIRRLAAAAAGMGPLGRAAVAGDRGQLLRLLRAAALQLDFALLAGARGDFAVRRLTSAAGGDQLAEDEARARAALAGSGLDPGTLDALSGALREAFAGVEAAARAWAEWELLARSPPRAADALPGPGAPRPTQAELDRVAAAVRRLARRLQARLVRRDRSRRRGALALRRTLRRNLGLGGWPARLLFRRRRPERPDLVVLCDVSESMRPTTRLMLLFLSVLQAQARRVRTFVFVDELGEVTDLLRAAPDPARAADLAVAARVIPLSGNSAYGRVLRRFQRDHLDAVSRRTTVIVIGDGRTNYAPPEVWALEAIARKARRVLWICPEPRSRWGQGDSEMALYAARCERVATVERLADLEGLADALVPRR, from the coding sequence GTGTTGGCCCGCCTCGTCGAGTTCGCCCGGCTGCTGCGCCAGAACGGCGTCCGCGTCTCCACCGCCGAGGTGGGCGACGCGGCGGCGGCGGCGGCGCTGATCGGCCTCTCGGAGCGGGCCGGCCTGAAGGCGGCCCTGGCGGCCACGCTGGTGAAGCGCTCGGCCGACCAGCCGGCCTTCGAGGTGCTCTTCGACCTCCACTTCTCCGGGCTGGGGCGGGTGCTGGCCGCCGCCGAGGGCAGCCTGGTGGAGGCGCTGCGGGAGGCGGGGCTGCTCTCGGGCGACGAGCTGGAGATGGTCATCCGCCGGCTGGCCGCGGCCGCGGCCGGGATGGGGCCGCTGGGGCGCGCGGCGGTGGCGGGGGATCGCGGCCAGCTCCTCCGGCTCCTGCGGGCGGCGGCGCTGCAGCTCGACTTCGCCCTGCTGGCGGGGGCGCGCGGCGACTTCGCGGTGCGGCGGCTCACCTCGGCCGCGGGCGGCGACCAGCTGGCGGAGGACGAGGCGCGGGCCCGGGCGGCGCTGGCCGGGTCCGGGCTCGATCCGGGCACGCTGGACGCGCTCTCCGGCGCGCTGCGGGAGGCCTTCGCGGGCGTGGAGGCGGCAGCCCGCGCCTGGGCGGAGTGGGAGCTCCTGGCCCGCTCCCCGCCGCGGGCGGCCGACGCGCTGCCAGGCCCGGGGGCGCCCCGCCCCACCCAGGCAGAGCTGGACCGGGTGGCGGCGGCCGTGCGGCGGCTGGCCAGGCGGCTGCAGGCGCGGCTGGTGCGCCGCGACCGGAGCCGGCGGCGCGGGGCGCTGGCGCTGCGCCGCACCCTGCGCCGCAACCTGGGGCTGGGCGGCTGGCCGGCGCGGCTCCTCTTCCGGCGGCGGCGCCCGGAGCGGCCCGACCTGGTGGTGCTGTGCGACGTCTCGGAGTCGATGCGCCCGACCACCCGGCTCATGCTGCTGTTCCTCTCGGTGCTGCAGGCGCAGGCCCGGCGGGTGCGCACCTTCGTCTTCGTGGACGAGCTGGGCGAGGTGACCGACCTCCTGCGCGCCGCGCCGGATCCGGCCCGGGCGGCCGACCTGGCGGTGGCGGCGCGGGTCATCCCGCTGTCCGGCAACTCGGCCTACGGGCGGGTCCTCCGGCGCTTCCAGCGCGACCACCTGGACGCCGTCTCGCGGCGCACCACGGTCATCGTCATCGGCGACGGGCGGACCAACTACGCGCCGCCGGAGGTCTGGGCGCTGGAGGCCATCGCCCGCAAGGCCCGGCGGGTGCTCTGGATCTGCCCGGAGCCGCGCTCGCGGTGGGGCCAGGGCGACAGCGAGATGGCGCTCTACGCGGCCCGCTGCGAGCGGGTGGCCACGGTGGAGCGGCTGGCCGACCTGGAGGGGCTGGCCGACGCGCTGGTGCCGAGGCGCTGA
- a CDS encoding glycoside hydrolase family 3 protein: MERRLASLTLEEKVAQLVMAYPPPGEGPIELGGVILVGRWLRDPGAIEARVAGLQRRSRVPLLVAVDLEGGDLNRFKGLQTLSAFPSARSMGAEGRWEAEAWGRRAGLDLRARGINVSLGPVLDLADTGFMADTGRSLGADAVQVARLGRAFARGLASAGVLPVGKHFPGYGPVAGSSDKALLTVDRSPQEIARHQAAFVAAADDLAGVMLANVGFSAYGGVPAILSPELVARAHLSGFLTVTDDLAVPSLLAATGGDTAELWRRAFLAGNDLLLTTAPVAWLDLPDPRRVIADLVRGRPELAPRLDESVRRVLTAKVRAGLTP, encoded by the coding sequence GTGGAGCGCAGGCTGGCCTCGCTGACCCTGGAGGAGAAGGTGGCCCAGCTGGTCATGGCCTACCCGCCCCCCGGGGAGGGTCCGATCGAGCTCGGCGGGGTCATCCTGGTGGGCAGGTGGCTGCGCGACCCGGGGGCCATCGAGGCCAGGGTGGCCGGGCTGCAGCGGCGCTCGCGGGTGCCCCTGCTGGTGGCGGTGGACCTCGAGGGCGGCGACCTCAACCGCTTCAAGGGGCTGCAGACCCTGTCGGCCTTCCCTTCGGCCCGCTCCATGGGCGCCGAGGGGCGGTGGGAGGCCGAGGCCTGGGGGCGGCGCGCCGGCCTCGACCTGCGGGCCCGCGGCATCAACGTCAGCCTGGGGCCGGTGCTCGACCTGGCCGACACCGGCTTCATGGCCGACACCGGCCGCTCGCTGGGCGCCGACGCCGTGCAGGTGGCCCGCCTCGGCCGTGCCTTCGCCCGCGGGCTGGCCTCGGCGGGAGTCCTCCCGGTGGGGAAGCACTTCCCCGGCTACGGCCCGGTGGCCGGGTCGTCGGACAAGGCGCTGCTCACGGTCGATCGGAGCCCCCAGGAGATCGCCCGTCACCAGGCGGCCTTCGTGGCCGCGGCCGACGACCTGGCCGGGGTGATGCTCGCCAACGTGGGGTTCAGCGCCTACGGCGGCGTGCCGGCCATCCTCTCGCCGGAGCTGGTGGCCCGGGCCCACCTGTCCGGCTTCCTCACCGTCACCGACGACCTGGCGGTGCCCAGCCTGCTCGCCGCCACCGGCGGCGACACCGCGGAGCTCTGGCGCCGCGCCTTCCTGGCCGGAAACGACCTCCTCCTGACCACCGCCCCGGTGGCCTGGCTGGACCTGCCGGACCCGCGGCGGGTGATCGCCGACCTGGTGCGGGGCCGCCCGGAGCTGGCGCCACGGCTCGACGAGAGCGTCCGGCGGGTCCTCACCGCCAAGGTGCGAGCCGGCCTCACCCCCTGA
- a CDS encoding M48 family metallopeptidase, whose translation MQATFLPVFLGFFAAEQTADLGVLLVNLWHAHRCRGVPDDLQGLVEPEVAERARAYALASGRVALARGLASAAATLGLLFSGLLPWFDRRLDAVAGQQHEFVLFLSLLTAGLALLDLPFAAWRTFGVERAFGFTRVTPRRFLAGRLRAGLVLTALGVPFLYAVQAVMALGGPSWWLWLFGLLAGAQIGLAWVWPVLVAPRFAPQQPLPPSLLRSRLEALATRAGFRPEGIFVVMTGGRGGLPNAALAGLFRPRLLLDDALLTRLGPDALEAVVAHELGHHRLRHLPIRLAVSLAGTFLLLVVLWLASGWAPLYSAFGFSGPSAHAALALVSICAGAFGFWLQPLQAWLARRQEAAADAEAVRLTGAPEPLAAALLDLAEDTLQNPWPHPWYVAWRLTHPPLLERLLAVAHVAVER comes from the coding sequence ATGCAGGCCACCTTCCTCCCCGTGTTCCTCGGCTTCTTCGCCGCCGAGCAGACCGCCGATCTCGGCGTCCTGCTGGTCAACCTCTGGCACGCGCACCGCTGCCGCGGCGTTCCCGACGACCTGCAGGGGCTGGTGGAGCCCGAGGTGGCGGAGCGGGCCCGCGCCTACGCGCTGGCCAGCGGGCGGGTGGCGCTGGCGCGCGGCCTGGCCTCGGCGGCGGCCACCCTGGGCCTGCTCTTCTCGGGCCTCCTGCCCTGGTTCGACCGGCGGCTCGACGCCGTGGCAGGCCAGCAGCACGAGTTCGTGCTGTTCCTCTCGCTCCTCACCGCCGGGCTGGCCCTGCTCGACCTGCCCTTCGCCGCCTGGCGCACCTTCGGCGTGGAGCGCGCCTTCGGCTTCACCCGGGTGACCCCGCGCCGCTTCCTGGCCGGCCGGCTGCGCGCCGGCCTGGTGCTCACCGCCCTGGGGGTGCCGTTCCTCTACGCGGTGCAGGCGGTCATGGCGCTGGGCGGTCCCTCCTGGTGGCTCTGGCTCTTCGGGCTGCTGGCCGGCGCGCAGATCGGCCTGGCCTGGGTCTGGCCGGTGCTGGTGGCCCCGCGCTTCGCCCCGCAGCAGCCGCTGCCGCCGAGCCTGCTGCGCAGCCGGCTCGAGGCCCTGGCCACCCGCGCCGGCTTCCGCCCGGAGGGGATCTTCGTGGTGATGACCGGCGGCCGCGGCGGCCTCCCCAACGCGGCGCTGGCCGGCCTCTTCCGGCCCCGCCTGCTGCTCGACGACGCCCTGCTGACCCGCCTCGGCCCGGACGCGCTGGAGGCGGTGGTGGCCCACGAGCTGGGGCACCACCGGCTGCGCCACCTGCCGATCCGGCTGGCGGTCTCGCTGGCCGGCACCTTCCTCCTGCTGGTGGTCCTCTGGCTGGCGTCCGGCTGGGCGCCGCTCTACTCCGCCTTCGGCTTCTCCGGGCCCTCGGCCCACGCCGCCCTGGCGCTGGTCTCCATCTGCGCCGGCGCCTTCGGCTTCTGGCTCCAGCCGCTGCAGGCCTGGCTGGCGCGGCGCCAGGAGGCCGCCGCCGACGCCGAGGCGGTGCGCCTCACCGGCGCCCCCGAGCCGCTGGCCGCGGCCCTGCTCGACCTGGCCGAGGACACCCTGCAGAACCCCTGGCCGCACCCCTGGTACGTCGCCTGGCGCCTCACCCACCCGCCGCTGCTGGAGCGGCTGCTGGCGGTCGCCCACGTGGCAGTCGAACGGTGA